A single region of the Enterobacter cloacae complex sp. R_G8 genome encodes:
- the fliN gene encoding flagellar motor switch protein FliN: MSDMNTSSGSDDQSIDNLWGEAMTEQHAAGITDTMAAPQFSDEMNLILDIPVKMTVELGRTKMTIKELLRLSQGSVVSLDGLAGEPLDILINGYLIAQGEVVVVSDKFGIRITDIITPSERMHRLSR; encoded by the coding sequence ATGAGCGATATGAACACCTCATCGGGTTCTGACGATCAGTCCATTGATAATCTGTGGGGTGAGGCGATGACCGAACAGCACGCGGCGGGAATTACCGACACCATGGCTGCACCGCAATTTTCTGACGAGATGAACCTGATCCTGGATATTCCGGTAAAAATGACCGTGGAGCTGGGACGCACCAAAATGACCATCAAGGAGCTGCTGCGTTTAAGCCAGGGCTCGGTGGTATCGCTGGACGGGCTGGCGGGGGAACCGCTGGATATTCTGATCAATGGTTACCTGATTGCGCAGGGTGAAGTGGTGGTGGTCTCCGATAAGTTCGGCATCCGTATTACGGATATCATCACCCCGTCTGAGCGTATGCACCGTCTGAGCCGCTGA
- the fliO gene encoding flagellar biosynthetic protein FliO: protein MNATDSLPATGSVLMTVSGALALIILLMVVMAWAARRSGLARRLNDAQGNMTLVATQSLGPRERLVLVDVGEQRLVLGVTASQITCLATQPRPENAPQTTAPAATFPLMLEKLRQKYRPGGEQ from the coding sequence ATGAACGCCACTGACTCCCTTCCTGCCACTGGCTCGGTGCTGATGACGGTCAGCGGCGCGCTGGCGTTGATTATCCTGCTGATGGTGGTGATGGCCTGGGCCGCCCGCCGCAGCGGGCTGGCGCGTCGGCTGAACGACGCTCAGGGCAACATGACCCTGGTGGCGACCCAGTCGCTGGGGCCGCGCGAGCGCCTGGTGCTGGTTGACGTGGGCGAACAGCGTCTGGTGCTGGGCGTTACCGCCTCGCAGATTACCTGCCTCGCCACCCAGCCGCGCCCGGAAAACGCCCCGCAGACCACCGCGCCGGCGGCGACCTTTCCGCTGATGCTGGAAAAGCTGCGCCAGAAATACCGTCCGGGAGGTGAGCAGTGA
- the fliP gene encoding flagellar type III secretion system pore protein FliP (The bacterial flagellar biogenesis protein FliP forms a type III secretion system (T3SS)-type pore required for flagellar assembly.), which produces MLPAAGALAANADITLGQPSGEGGWTLPVQTLLLLSGFTFIPAVLLMMTGFTRIIIVLGLMRNALGTPTAPPNQVLVGLSLFLTFFVMSPVFSQIYEKAWQPLQENKITMEVALTEGVKPLRAFMLDQTRESDLAMFARIAKTPDIASPEEVPLSILVPAFITSELKTAFQIGFTIFIPFLIIDLVVASILMALGMMMVPPTTIALPFKLMLFVLVDGWQLLVGSLAQSFYS; this is translated from the coding sequence ATGCTGCCTGCCGCCGGTGCGCTGGCGGCCAACGCTGACATCACCCTCGGCCAGCCTTCCGGGGAAGGGGGCTGGACGCTGCCGGTACAAACCCTGCTGCTGCTGAGCGGCTTTACCTTTATCCCTGCCGTACTGCTGATGATGACCGGGTTTACCCGCATCATCATTGTGCTGGGGTTAATGCGTAACGCGCTCGGCACACCCACCGCGCCACCCAACCAGGTGCTGGTGGGGCTGTCGCTGTTTTTGACCTTCTTTGTGATGTCGCCGGTGTTCAGCCAGATCTACGAAAAAGCCTGGCAGCCGCTGCAGGAAAATAAAATCACCATGGAGGTGGCGCTCACCGAAGGGGTGAAACCGCTGCGTGCGTTCATGCTCGACCAGACACGCGAAAGCGATCTGGCGATGTTCGCCCGTATCGCGAAGACGCCGGATATCGCCTCGCCGGAAGAAGTGCCGCTCAGCATTCTGGTGCCGGCGTTTATCACCAGCGAGCTGAAAACCGCCTTCCAGATTGGCTTCACCATCTTTATTCCGTTCCTGATTATCGACCTGGTGGTCGCCAGTATCCTGATGGCGCTGGGGATGATGATGGTCCCGCCGACCACCATTGCGCTGCCGTTCAAGCTGATGCTGTTTGTGCTGGTCGACGGCTGGCAGCTGCTGGTGGGTTCGCTGGCCCAGAGCTTTTACAGTTAG
- the fliQ gene encoding flagellar biosynthesis protein FliQ — protein sequence MTPESVMVIGMQAIKVGLMVSGPLLVAALVTGLIISILQAATQVNEMTMTFIPKILMIVGVAVALGPWMMKIFIEYTRAVFASIPYVIG from the coding sequence ATGACCCCGGAAAGCGTAATGGTGATTGGCATGCAGGCGATCAAGGTGGGACTGATGGTATCAGGCCCGCTGCTGGTGGCCGCGCTGGTCACCGGTCTTATCATCAGCATTTTGCAGGCCGCCACCCAGGTCAACGAAATGACCATGACCTTCATCCCAAAAATCCTGATGATTGTCGGCGTCGCGGTGGCGCTTGGCCCGTGGATGATGAAAATCTTTATTGAATACACCCGTGCGGTGTTCGCCAGCATTCCCTACGTGATCGGCTGA
- the fliR gene encoding flagellar biosynthetic protein FliR: MAFGLPLDQLYGLVSHYFFIMVRIAALLHVAPVFGEKAINARLRACLALLTAILLGGTLSDAQVGLYSWEGVWVLAKQVIIGAAMGLTLQLLFAAVRMAGEIIGMQMGLSFATFFDPGAGNSPVISRFLNLLVTLLFLAFNGHLWLLALLAETFQTLPVDATPLHAGGFMYLVTHAGLIFSQGLMLGLPIIALLLCINFILGLLNRLTPQLSIFVIGFPLTLTFGMLALFLIAETLAPFYERLMATGFDTLAGLIQALV, from the coding sequence ATGGCCTTCGGACTTCCTCTCGACCAGCTTTACGGGCTGGTCAGTCACTATTTTTTCATTATGGTGCGCATTGCCGCGCTGCTGCACGTTGCCCCTGTGTTTGGCGAGAAGGCGATCAACGCCCGGCTGCGCGCGTGCCTGGCGCTGCTGACGGCGATCCTGCTCGGCGGCACGCTGTCCGACGCGCAGGTGGGGCTTTACTCCTGGGAAGGCGTCTGGGTGCTGGCCAAACAGGTGATTATCGGCGCGGCGATGGGGCTGACGCTGCAATTGCTGTTTGCCGCTGTGCGCATGGCCGGTGAGATCATCGGTATGCAGATGGGGCTGTCGTTCGCCACCTTCTTCGACCCCGGGGCTGGCAACAGCCCGGTGATCTCGCGTTTTCTCAACCTGCTGGTGACGCTGCTGTTCCTCGCCTTTAACGGCCATCTCTGGCTGCTGGCGCTGCTGGCGGAGACCTTCCAGACGCTGCCGGTTGACGCCACGCCGCTGCATGCGGGCGGGTTTATGTACCTGGTCACCCACGCGGGGCTCATCTTCAGCCAGGGGTTGATGCTGGGACTGCCGATTATCGCCCTGCTGCTGTGCATCAACTTTATCCTCGGACTGTTAAACCGCCTGACGCCACAGCTCTCCATCTTCGTGATTGGTTTCCCGCTGACGCTCACCTTCGGCATGCTGGCGCTGTTCCTGATTGCCGAAACGCTGGCCCCGTTCTATGAGCGCCTGATGGCCACCGGGTTTGATACCCTTGCCGGCCTGATTCAGGCGCTGGTGTAA
- a CDS encoding transcriptional regulator, with protein sequence MLNPIAIGTSLTLDVQTRELTRTDTQETVTLPQSACLCLAALAEAQGEVLSQEQLMEIGWRSAGVEVTDNSVRVMITKLRRAFTQLNLQEAITLIAVTRSGYRLLVREASSELPQAEPLPLEDEPIQADTPEAPPAVTHLPARARNALRQKIGVTLAGVLVGLAIALLLRGMFDFTPQPVHFVRWNGPGVPPGTQVMVQQDKQSQQALIESTLQTYTRHVLDRRPNEKPAAVLYVTTGSEKMSQFQGLIACQQPFKDSGNDCESFYFRLY encoded by the coding sequence ATGCTAAACCCTATCGCGATTGGAACGTCACTAACGCTGGATGTACAGACCCGAGAACTTACCCGGACGGATACGCAAGAGACCGTTACCCTCCCCCAGAGCGCGTGCCTGTGTCTCGCCGCACTGGCCGAGGCGCAGGGTGAGGTCCTTTCCCAGGAACAACTCATGGAGATCGGCTGGCGTAGCGCCGGGGTAGAAGTCACGGACAACAGCGTACGGGTGATGATCACCAAACTGCGCCGCGCGTTTACTCAACTGAACCTGCAGGAAGCCATCACGCTCATCGCCGTGACGCGCAGCGGCTATCGCCTGCTGGTGCGGGAGGCGAGCAGCGAACTGCCACAAGCGGAACCCCTGCCCCTGGAGGATGAACCGATACAGGCCGATACACCAGAAGCACCACCGGCTGTTACGCACCTTCCTGCCCGCGCCCGCAATGCGCTCAGGCAAAAGATCGGTGTCACTCTGGCGGGCGTACTCGTTGGGCTGGCGATTGCGCTGCTCCTGCGCGGGATGTTCGACTTTACCCCGCAGCCGGTTCACTTTGTGCGCTGGAACGGGCCCGGCGTGCCGCCCGGCACACAGGTGATGGTTCAGCAGGATAAACAGTCGCAGCAAGCGCTGATTGAATCCACGCTGCAAACCTATACCCGTCACGTGCTGGACCGCCGTCCCAACGAAAAACCGGCCGCCGTGCTGTACGTCACCACCGGCTCTGAAAAAATGAGCCAGTTCCAGGGGCTTATTGCCTGCCAACAACCCTTTAAGGATTCAGGGAATGACTGCGAATCGTTCTATTTTCGCCTTTATTAA
- a CDS encoding DoxX family protein: MVSVKRFMQTSDLPAMFPVFICRLVVGIFFFTAGFNKLFVTENQLLMVDTLHDAGIPFPDVMAVIVSFLECSMGLLLTLGLFSRVSALVLMMISTVALATIGIYTIPHGLNLIAWLSWLFYLPETLYIVLCLLPLTWGGTLCSLDGWLVKRWDNVRKIVFVEE, encoded by the coding sequence ATGGTATCTGTTAAGCGTTTTATGCAAACGTCCGATCTGCCCGCCATGTTTCCCGTATTTATCTGTCGTCTGGTCGTCGGAATATTTTTCTTTACCGCCGGGTTTAATAAATTATTCGTAACGGAAAACCAGCTGCTGATGGTGGATACCCTGCACGACGCGGGGATCCCTTTCCCGGACGTAATGGCGGTCATCGTCTCTTTTCTGGAATGCAGCATGGGGCTGCTGTTGACGCTCGGGTTATTCAGCCGCGTTAGCGCGCTGGTACTGATGATGATCAGCACCGTGGCGTTGGCAACTATTGGTATTTATACCATTCCGCACGGGCTTAATTTGATTGCCTGGTTGAGCTGGCTCTTTTATCTGCCCGAGACGCTGTATATCGTGCTCTGTCTGCTTCCCCTGACCTGGGGCGGCACGCTGTGTAGTCTTGACGGCTGGCTGGTGAAACGCTGGGATAATGTGCGCAAAATTGTTTTTGTGGAGGAGTAA
- a CDS encoding methyl-accepting chemotaxis protein, producing MVFIVILVVIFITLVILVQAGVMPWFIRTEGQRLRTQVDALATQLREQLDRVEAQQRSVTESVVTLKSFALDKSAPGDTDPGEETGSSRQFFNSLVKEIGERLGGRAWMVDNTGRIIGDAAGAPTVQSLNDASLPMAVPLRGLLAQPGGGLRHTRFRSASGEHTLVVTPVAETSWLVAIDVPTRRMGERPGILLHKPWPLAALLLVSTLTLLRSLNLHLSRLNEELPSQLKTEQGAPLPPLMQEIGEQVSMIARAASAIAEENERLLRVPEANGNLLAMLSESTTGVVQAMNALHDAALQIADCSGALVQLASRAYSYSLHNEEGVFAVESRNLASRCARSSKELRALIDDAMMQAQSGAPSVTQNNSVLIEEVYTVANTLLQRTGS from the coding sequence ATGGTTTTTATCGTTATTTTAGTCGTTATTTTTATTACCCTGGTGATTCTGGTGCAGGCTGGGGTCATGCCCTGGTTTATTCGTACCGAGGGGCAGCGTCTGCGTACGCAGGTTGATGCTCTGGCAACCCAGTTACGTGAACAGCTCGACAGGGTTGAAGCGCAGCAGCGCTCAGTGACCGAAAGTGTGGTCACCCTGAAAAGCTTTGCGCTGGATAAAAGTGCGCCGGGCGATACCGATCCCGGCGAAGAGACGGGCTCCAGCCGTCAGTTCTTCAATTCACTGGTCAAAGAGATCGGCGAGCGCCTTGGCGGCCGCGCCTGGATGGTGGATAACACCGGGCGCATCATCGGTGATGCCGCTGGTGCGCCGACGGTGCAATCTCTTAACGATGCCAGCCTGCCGATGGCGGTTCCACTGCGTGGGCTGCTGGCCCAGCCGGGCGGAGGGTTACGGCATACCCGTTTTCGCAGCGCCAGCGGCGAGCACACGCTGGTGGTGACGCCTGTCGCTGAGACATCGTGGCTTGTGGCCATTGATGTTCCCACCCGTCGGATGGGCGAACGCCCTGGCATACTCCTGCATAAGCCGTGGCCGCTGGCGGCCTTGCTGCTGGTCTCCACCTTGACGCTGCTGCGCAGTCTGAACCTCCACCTTTCCCGACTCAACGAAGAGCTGCCGTCACAGCTGAAAACCGAGCAGGGTGCGCCGTTGCCGCCGCTGATGCAGGAGATTGGCGAGCAGGTAAGCATGATTGCGCGGGCAGCCAGCGCGATTGCTGAGGAAAATGAGCGTCTGCTGCGGGTACCTGAAGCGAACGGTAATCTCCTCGCCATGCTGAGTGAAAGCACCACCGGCGTGGTTCAGGCGATGAACGCCCTGCATGATGCCGCGCTGCAGATCGCCGACTGTAGCGGCGCGCTGGTGCAGCTGGCGAGCCGTGCCTATAGCTACTCGCTGCACAACGAAGAGGGTGTTTTTGCCGTCGAGTCACGCAATCTGGCGAGCCGTTGCGCCCGCTCTTCAAAAGAGCTTCGGGCGCTGATTGACGACGCGATGATGCAGGCGCAAAGCGGGGCGCCCTCGGTCACGCAGAATAACAGCGTGCTGATTGAAGAGGTTTATACGGTCGCGAATACTTTACTTCAGCGCACAGGCAGCTAG
- a CDS encoding flagellin, giving the protein MAQVINTNALSLMAQNNLNKSQSSLGTAIQRLSSGLRINSAKDDAAGLAISNRFTSTVRGLTQAARNANDGISLAQTTEGALQEVTENLQRIRELTVQAKSDTNSKDDRDSIKKEITARLSEIQRISDTTNFNGVNVLDGSREKLTIQIGDKDGQTIDIDLTQMDIKTLGLEDFDLEFSKITVSMGKGEVEVPRIGDTPSEITGPIDVGLAEDWAFEDADLTTIAQKINAGYDQNDIEVYSEGTGADQKFYIKDVNDDEIYVADLTFKDDTAPPTKSVLDTVTLDTTAGKLTTLEKDIFDNGGSTLNVTAATIKDGLTSITNDNGDNVDLTEDQMNEIAALFGADATAAGLQMEIFSDGNDHYAVDKDGNIKKFSLDNADSNKVVEDTTAISAIDQNKILQSWSTTTAPDYPDVADGLLKKLDDAMTQVTNFTADLGAIQNRFGSIIANLNTTVINTSEARSRVLDADFSVEVSAMSRANILQSAGVSVLAQANQVPQNVLSLLR; this is encoded by the coding sequence ATGGCCCAGGTCATTAACACCAACGCCCTGAGTTTAATGGCTCAGAACAACCTGAATAAATCCCAGTCTTCTCTGGGTACCGCCATTCAGCGCCTCTCCTCTGGTCTGCGTATTAACAGCGCAAAAGACGATGCAGCAGGCCTGGCAATCTCTAACCGCTTCACCTCTACCGTGCGTGGCCTGACCCAGGCAGCGCGTAACGCCAACGACGGTATCTCCCTCGCGCAGACCACCGAAGGCGCGCTGCAGGAAGTAACCGAGAACTTACAGCGTATCCGTGAGCTGACCGTGCAGGCGAAAAGCGATACCAACTCCAAAGATGACCGTGACTCCATCAAAAAAGAGATCACCGCGCGTCTGAGTGAGATCCAGCGTATCTCTGACACCACCAATTTCAACGGCGTTAACGTTCTTGATGGTTCACGTGAAAAGCTGACCATTCAGATCGGCGATAAAGATGGTCAGACTATCGACATCGACCTCACCCAGATGGATATCAAAACGCTGGGCCTGGAAGACTTTGACCTTGAGTTCTCGAAAATTACCGTTTCTATGGGCAAAGGTGAAGTGGAAGTGCCGCGTATTGGCGATACGCCAAGCGAGATTACTGGTCCCATCGACGTAGGCCTGGCCGAGGACTGGGCGTTTGAGGATGCCGACCTGACAACAATTGCCCAAAAGATCAATGCAGGTTATGACCAGAACGATATTGAAGTATATAGCGAAGGTACAGGGGCCGACCAAAAATTTTATATCAAAGATGTGAATGATGATGAAATTTATGTCGCAGACCTGACGTTCAAAGACGATACTGCGCCACCAACCAAATCGGTCCTGGATACAGTGACTCTCGATACCACCGCAGGTAAACTCACCACTCTCGAAAAAGATATCTTCGATAATGGTGGAAGCACGCTAAACGTCACCGCAGCCACCATCAAAGATGGCCTGACCAGCATCACCAACGACAATGGCGATAATGTTGACCTCACCGAAGATCAGATGAACGAAATCGCTGCCCTGTTTGGCGCAGATGCAACTGCAGCAGGCCTGCAGATGGAAATCTTCTCTGACGGTAATGATCATTACGCTGTAGATAAGGATGGCAACATCAAGAAGTTCTCCCTTGATAATGCAGACAGCAATAAAGTCGTTGAAGACACCACGGCAATCAGCGCGATTGATCAAAACAAGATCCTGCAAAGCTGGTCAACCACTACAGCCCCAGATTATCCAGACGTGGCCGACGGTCTGCTTAAGAAGCTAGACGATGCCATGACCCAGGTAACCAACTTCACTGCTGACCTGGGTGCGATTCAGAACCGCTTCGGCTCGATCATCGCTAACCTGAACACCACGGTCATCAACACCTCTGAAGCGCGCTCCCGCGTGCTGGATGCGGACTTCTCCGTTGAAGTTTCTGCCATGAGCCGCGCGAACATCCTGCAGTCTGCCGGTGTGTCCGTTCTCGCCCAGGCCAACCAGGTTCCGCAGAACGTGCTGTCCCTGCTGCGTTAA
- a CDS encoding flagellin — protein MAQVINTNALSLMAQNNLNKSQSSLGTAIQRLSSGLRINSAKDDAAGLAISNRFTSTVRGLTQAARNANDGISLAQTTEGALQEVTENLQRIRELTVQAKSDTNSADDRASIKKEITARLEEIGRISKTTNFNGVNVLDGSRESLTIQIGDKDGQTIDINLPKMDLSSLGLEAFGKDFEKIIDGSPKDSEFTVAGTDRSTTPAAFDVGLGTAAQYTLDATEKAKFATAAGIAVADLEVRTVDDGKGNLRFFAIDNNNKDKSVELDVSFKANAAGTAAELDGAITKKDAITELDKDILKNGVKTLTDIESAGVGSTIPAVGGDVELDQAALDKISQDLFAGKDAATSGMQIFSAKDDGGNTKLFAMDKDGTITSFTWDPATAGGTATAVAATEQEKHAILKDSSQLLDKLDKAMTQVTNFTADLGAIQNRFGSIIANLNTTVINTSEARSRVLDADFSVEVSAMSRANILQSAGVSVLAQANQVPQNVLSLLR, from the coding sequence ATGGCCCAGGTCATTAATACCAACGCCCTGAGTTTGATGGCTCAGAACAACCTGAATAAATCCCAGTCTTCTCTGGGTACCGCTATTCAGCGCCTCTCCTCTGGTCTGCGTATTAACAGCGCAAAAGACGATGCGGCAGGTCTGGCAATCTCTAACCGCTTCACCTCTACCGTGCGTGGCCTAACCCAGGCAGCGCGTAACGCCAACGACGGCATCTCCCTGGCGCAGACCACCGAGGGCGCACTGCAGGAAGTAACCGAGAACTTACAGCGTATCCGTGAGCTGACCGTTCAGGCGAAAAGCGACACCAACTCCGCAGATGACCGTGCGTCTATCAAAAAAGAGATCACTGCCCGTCTGGAAGAGATTGGCCGTATCTCCAAAACAACTAACTTTAACGGCGTCAACGTTCTGGACGGCTCCCGCGAATCGCTGACCATTCAGATTGGCGATAAAGATGGCCAAACTATTGATATCAACCTGCCGAAGATGGACCTCTCTTCCCTGGGTCTGGAAGCTTTTGGTAAAGACTTCGAAAAGATTATCGATGGTTCGCCGAAGGATTCTGAGTTTACAGTTGCGGGTACCGATCGTTCCACCACGCCAGCCGCCTTTGATGTCGGCCTCGGAACAGCAGCGCAATATACTTTAGATGCAACAGAAAAGGCTAAATTTGCTACCGCTGCTGGTATTGCTGTAGCCGATCTGGAAGTCAGAACGGTGGATGACGGCAAAGGTAATCTGCGTTTCTTTGCTATCGATAATAACAATAAAGATAAATCTGTCGAGTTAGATGTTTCATTTAAGGCCAATGCCGCCGGTACGGCAGCAGAACTGGATGGTGCGATTACCAAAAAAGATGCAATCACCGAGCTCGATAAAGATATCCTGAAAAATGGCGTTAAAACGCTAACCGATATTGAATCTGCAGGCGTTGGTAGCACAATTCCGGCTGTTGGCGGCGACGTAGAGCTGGATCAGGCTGCTCTTGACAAAATTTCACAGGACCTTTTTGCAGGCAAAGACGCAGCAACGTCTGGAATGCAAATATTCAGTGCCAAAGATGATGGCGGAAATACTAAGCTGTTTGCGATGGATAAAGACGGTACCATCACAAGCTTTACCTGGGATCCTGCGACAGCGGGTGGTACCGCTACAGCGGTAGCCGCAACAGAGCAGGAAAAGCACGCCATCCTGAAAGATTCTAGCCAGCTGCTGGATAAACTGGATAAAGCGATGACACAGGTGACCAACTTCACCGCCGATCTGGGTGCGATCCAGAACCGCTTTGGCTCTATCATCGCTAACCTGAACACCACGGTCATCAACACCTCTGAAGCGCGCTCCCGCGTGCTGGACGCGGACTTCTCCGTGGAAGTATCAGCCATGAGCCGCGCGAACATCCTGCAGTCTGCCGGTGTGTCCGTTCTCGCCCAGGCAAACCAGGTTCCGCAGAACGTCCTGTCCCTGCTACGTTAA